One Bacillus sp. 1780r2a1 DNA segment encodes these proteins:
- a CDS encoding CamS family sex pheromone protein produces MKKIFLLSLMVMLITSACAPNFSKEEEIVQQTDDKNEKAVIPKYSISDEYYRTILPYKPGVARGLVAANMNNRLDIQEFETGLMRLAQDDFSPDKYVFQEGQYLDKETIRSWLSRKKTDAQFKELKDKTKENDRDSLKNEGLNPADTGDGDLKARNERSPMYLAHITEQNYLVQDGDDKVALGGVVIGLAMNSVHYYTQEDGYAREVKLDDKEIEERGKEIANTIVDRMRKKKGLEQVPITVAIFKQNPKSSLTPGNFISVGQAGKGRNSVNGWDKVDEKYYLFPSSAADKDYRDDAMKFNEFKAQIEDYFPNFTSVVGKGHYIDGQMQRMSIEIPIQFYGKGEIVGFTQYVAGLMLDHFPDYMETSISITSVNGPEALIIRKPDQETPTVHIYEN; encoded by the coding sequence TTGAAAAAGATATTTTTACTGTCTCTTATGGTCATGCTTATAACCTCAGCATGTGCACCTAATTTTTCGAAAGAGGAAGAGATTGTTCAACAAACAGATGATAAAAATGAAAAAGCTGTTATCCCAAAATACAGCATTTCAGATGAATATTACCGAACAATTCTTCCTTATAAACCGGGAGTAGCGAGAGGCCTTGTAGCAGCGAATATGAATAATCGCCTTGATATTCAAGAGTTTGAAACAGGATTAATGCGTCTAGCACAAGATGATTTTTCACCTGACAAATATGTGTTCCAAGAAGGACAATATCTAGACAAAGAGACGATTCGTTCATGGTTAAGCCGTAAGAAAACAGACGCGCAGTTTAAAGAACTAAAGGATAAGACAAAGGAAAATGATCGTGATTCATTAAAGAATGAAGGTCTCAATCCGGCCGATACAGGTGATGGAGACTTAAAAGCACGAAATGAAAGAAGCCCAATGTATTTGGCCCATATTACGGAGCAAAACTACTTAGTTCAAGACGGTGACGATAAAGTTGCGCTTGGCGGGGTAGTTATTGGTCTGGCCATGAACTCTGTCCACTACTATACGCAAGAAGATGGATACGCTCGTGAAGTTAAGCTCGATGATAAAGAAATTGAAGAGCGAGGCAAAGAGATAGCAAATACCATCGTGGATCGTATGCGTAAAAAGAAGGGACTAGAACAAGTACCAATCACAGTGGCAATCTTTAAGCAAAATCCAAAATCTTCTTTAACACCTGGTAACTTTATTAGCGTTGGCCAAGCTGGCAAAGGGCGTAACTCAGTGAACGGGTGGGATAAAGTTGATGAAAAGTATTACCTATTCCCGTCATCTGCTGCCGATAAAGACTATCGCGATGATGCAATGAAGTTTAATGAATTCAAAGCACAAATTGAAGATTACTTCCCGAACTTTACAAGCGTAGTAGGGAAAGGTCATTATATCGATGGTCAGATGCAGAGAATGTCCATTGAAATTCCAATTCAATTTTACGGAAAAGGTGAAATTGTTGGGTTTACTCAGTACGTTGCTGGATTAATGCTTGATCATTTCCCAGACTATATGGAAACAAGTATTTCCATCACGTCTGTAAACGGTCCGGAAGCATTAATTATCCGTAAACCTGATCAAGAAACGCCAACCGTGCATATTTACGAAAACTAA
- the ligA gene encoding NAD-dependent DNA ligase LigA, with protein sequence MDLETSKQRIQELHELLNRYNYEYHVLDQPTVPDAEYDRLMNELIKIEEAFPELKTQDSPTQRVGGQVLDAFQKVEHRTPMLSLGNAFNEQDLRDFDRRIRQAVGDDFSYVCELKIDGLAISLLYEDGYLVRGATRGDGTIGEDITENLKTIRSIPLRVKEPVTMEVRGEAFMPRKSFEKLNEAKIQNEELPFANPRNAAAGSLRQLDPKIAAKRNLDIFVYAMTDVGEQDVEAHSESLDLLDHLGFKTNKERQKCATIEEVLAYIENWQEKRPSLAYDIDGIVIKVDAFEQQVELGTTAKSPRWAIAYKFPAEEVVTTLKNIELTVGRTGVITPTAILEPVQVAGTTVQRASLHNEDLIREKDIRIGDQVVIKKAGDIIPEVVNVITEKRTGNEQEFTMPTHCPECESELVRLEGEVALRCINPSCPAQIREGLIHFVSRNAMNIDGLGEKVITQLFKEELITDVADLYELTKEQLIELERMGEKSADNLLKAIEASKENSLERLLFGLGIRHVGAKAAKTLAQQFDTMDKLQKATYDELVTINEIGDKMADAIVTYFSQEEVQELLRELQEAGVNMTYKGPKPVNVGDSDSVFAGKTIVLTGKLEELGRNEAKAEIEALGGKVTGSVSKKTDLVIAGEDAGSKLAKANELGIEVWDEARLLIELNK encoded by the coding sequence ATGGATCTTGAAACGAGCAAACAAAGAATTCAAGAATTGCATGAGCTGTTAAACCGCTATAACTATGAGTATCACGTATTAGATCAGCCAACCGTTCCCGATGCGGAATACGACCGCTTAATGAATGAGCTGATTAAAATAGAAGAAGCATTTCCAGAGTTAAAAACGCAGGATTCTCCTACTCAGCGCGTTGGCGGCCAGGTGCTTGATGCCTTTCAAAAGGTTGAGCACCGCACGCCGATGCTAAGCTTAGGAAATGCATTTAATGAGCAGGATTTGCGTGATTTTGACCGGCGTATTCGCCAAGCGGTAGGAGATGATTTTTCCTATGTATGCGAGTTGAAAATTGATGGCTTAGCAATCTCTTTACTTTATGAGGATGGCTACCTAGTACGCGGAGCTACGCGCGGAGACGGAACGATTGGTGAAGATATTACCGAGAATCTAAAAACTATCCGCTCAATTCCTCTTCGTGTAAAAGAGCCTGTTACGATGGAAGTACGCGGAGAAGCATTCATGCCGAGAAAGTCATTTGAGAAGTTAAATGAAGCTAAGATTCAAAATGAAGAGCTTCCGTTTGCAAACCCTCGTAATGCTGCTGCTGGTTCATTGCGTCAATTAGATCCTAAAATTGCAGCGAAACGAAATCTTGATATTTTTGTGTATGCAATGACGGATGTTGGAGAACAGGATGTAGAAGCTCATAGTGAAAGTTTAGACCTTTTAGACCATCTTGGTTTTAAAACAAATAAAGAGCGTCAAAAGTGTGCTACCATTGAAGAAGTTCTTGCTTACATTGAAAACTGGCAGGAAAAACGCCCATCTCTTGCCTATGATATCGATGGGATTGTTATTAAAGTCGATGCGTTTGAGCAGCAGGTTGAGCTCGGTACAACAGCAAAAAGCCCGCGTTGGGCAATAGCTTATAAGTTTCCGGCAGAAGAAGTTGTAACAACTCTAAAAAATATTGAGCTAACGGTTGGACGTACAGGTGTTATTACGCCGACGGCCATTTTGGAACCAGTGCAGGTTGCAGGTACGACCGTACAGCGCGCATCTTTACACAATGAAGACCTGATTCGTGAAAAAGACATTCGCATCGGCGACCAAGTAGTTATTAAAAAAGCCGGTGATATTATTCCAGAAGTTGTGAATGTCATTACTGAAAAGCGAACAGGCAACGAGCAAGAGTTTACGATGCCAACCCACTGTCCGGAATGTGAGAGTGAGCTTGTCCGCTTAGAAGGGGAAGTAGCGCTTCGCTGTATTAACCCGAGTTGTCCTGCTCAAATTCGTGAAGGTCTCATTCATTTTGTGTCTCGCAATGCCATGAATATTGATGGTCTTGGAGAGAAAGTAATTACTCAACTTTTTAAAGAAGAGTTAATCACAGACGTAGCAGATCTTTACGAACTAACAAAAGAGCAGCTAATTGAGCTTGAGCGAATGGGTGAAAAATCAGCAGATAATCTTTTAAAAGCGATTGAAGCTTCTAAAGAAAATTCTCTTGAAAGATTGTTATTCGGCTTAGGTATTCGTCACGTAGGTGCTAAAGCAGCAAAAACTCTAGCACAGCAATTTGATACGATGGACAAGTTGCAAAAAGCAACGTATGATGAGTTAGTGACAATTAATGAGATCGGTGACAAGATGGCCGATGCAATCGTTACATACTTTTCACAAGAGGAAGTGCAAGAGCTGTTGCGCGAGCTTCAAGAAGCCGGCGTTAACATGACCTATAAAGGTCCAAAACCCGTCAATGTAGGAGATTCTGATTCTGTTTTTGCTGGTAAAACGATTGTGTTAACTGGTAAATTAGAAGAGCTAGGCAGAAACGAAGCAAAGGCGGAGATTGAAGCTTTAGGCGGAAAAGTAACAGGTAGTGTAAGTAAGAAAACAGACCTTGTCATTGCGGGGGAAGACGCAGGTTCTAAACTTGCTAAAGCAAATGAGCTTGGCATTGAAGTATGGGACGAAGCGAGGTTACTTATTGAATTAAACAAATAA